Proteins encoded in a region of the Microvirgula aerodenitrificans DSM 15089 genome:
- a CDS encoding NUDIX domain-containing protein translates to MDLTERKLESSLAYRGHFFNVMKDTVRLPDGATSQREYVTHPGAVAVFAVLPDGRLVFERQYRYPVGRALLEIPAGKIDPDESPLATARRELKEETGYTASDWWQLPVAYPCIGYSNERIVYFVAEGLSLGARELDQGEFLDVLPLALEEVRRLAASGELCDSKTLTGLYWFEQFLDGTLARERAV, encoded by the coding sequence GTGGATCTGACTGAACGGAAGCTTGAATCGTCGCTGGCCTATCGGGGTCATTTCTTCAATGTGATGAAGGACACCGTGCGCCTGCCGGACGGGGCCACCTCGCAGCGCGAGTACGTGACCCACCCCGGCGCGGTCGCCGTGTTTGCCGTACTGCCCGATGGCCGTCTGGTGTTCGAGCGCCAGTACCGCTATCCGGTCGGTCGGGCGCTGCTGGAAATCCCGGCCGGCAAGATCGATCCGGACGAGTCGCCGCTGGCCACCGCCCGCCGCGAGCTGAAGGAAGAAACCGGCTATACCGCCAGCGACTGGTGGCAATTGCCAGTTGCCTATCCGTGCATCGGCTATTCGAATGAACGCATCGTCTATTTCGTCGCCGAGGGCCTGAGCCTGGGGGCGCGGGAGCTGGACCAGGGCGAATTTCTCGACGTGCTGCCACTGGCCCTGGAAGAAGTCCGGCGCCTGGCGGCCAGTGGCGAGCTGTGCGACAGCAAGACCCTGACCGGCCTGTACTGGTTCGAGCAGTTCCTCGACGGGACGCTGGCGCGTGAACGTGCCGTTTGA
- a CDS encoding PilZ domain-containing protein — protein sequence MNVPFDRRRDRRLGRRLPVSLPARMETLDGDIDALCIDLGSDGLALRSDYVPRAGEHIVIAIQAPDVGGQPSAPLRVKAEVRRCNSVGGGLYEIGFRIVERHG from the coding sequence GTGAACGTGCCGTTTGATCGCCGGCGCGACCGGCGGCTGGGGCGGCGCCTGCCAGTCTCGCTGCCGGCGCGGATGGAGACGCTGGACGGCGACATCGACGCGCTGTGCATCGATCTCGGTTCCGACGGGCTGGCCCTGCGCAGCGATTATGTGCCGCGGGCCGGCGAGCATATCGTCATCGCCATCCAGGCGCCGGACGTCGGCGGCCAGCCCAGTGCACCGCTGCGGGTCAAGGCCGAGGTCCGGCGCTGCAATTCGGTCGGCGGCGGGCTGTACGAGATCGGTTTCCGCATCGTTGAACGGCATGGCTGA
- a CDS encoding PrkA family serine protein kinase: MNTDIFERFASRYDRTREEEFSLSEYLDLCKQDAGAYASAAERMLLAIGEPELTDTRSDSRLSRIFMNKVIRVYPAFRDFYGAEEAIEQVVAYFRHAAQGLEEKKQILYLLGPVGGGKSSIAEKLKELMERVPFYAIKGSPVNESPLGLFNIDEDGPILEEQYGIPRRYLRNIPSPWAVKRLHEFNGDINQFRVVRRYPSVLRQIGISKTEPGDENNQDISSLVGKVDIRKLEKYAQDDPDAYSYSGGLCLSNQGLLEFVEMFKAPIKVLHPLLTATQEGNFKGTEGFGAIPFEGIILAHSNESEWKQFKNNKNNEAFLDRIYIVKVPYCLRVSDEVKIYEKLVRNSSLGHAPCAPGTLKMMAQFAVLSRLKEPENSSIYSKMQVYDGENLKDTDPKAKSIQEYRDFAGVDEGMSGLSTRFAYKILSKVFNFDHSEVAANPVHLLYVLEQQIEREQFSQEIEQHYMTFIKEYLAPKYVEFIGKEIQTAYLESYSEYGQNIFDRYVTFADFWIQDQEYRDQDTGESFDRNALNNELEKIEKPAGISNPKDFRNEIVNFVLRAKANNAGKNPHWTSYEKLRTVIEKKMFSNTEELLPVISFNAKASADDAQKHEDFVNRMVTKGYTPKQVRLLCEWYLRVRKSS; this comes from the coding sequence ATGAACACCGACATCTTCGAACGTTTCGCCTCTCGCTACGACCGCACCCGGGAAGAGGAGTTTTCCCTCAGCGAGTACCTGGATCTGTGCAAGCAGGACGCGGGTGCCTACGCGTCTGCGGCCGAGCGCATGCTGCTGGCGATCGGTGAACCGGAACTGACCGATACCCGCTCGGACTCGCGGCTGTCGCGCATCTTCATGAACAAGGTGATCCGGGTCTACCCGGCGTTCCGTGACTTCTACGGGGCCGAGGAGGCGATCGAGCAGGTCGTCGCCTATTTCCGCCATGCCGCGCAGGGGCTGGAGGAAAAGAAGCAGATTCTCTATCTGCTGGGGCCGGTCGGCGGCGGCAAGAGTTCGATCGCCGAGAAGCTCAAGGAGCTGATGGAACGGGTGCCGTTCTATGCGATCAAGGGCAGCCCGGTCAACGAGTCGCCGCTGGGCCTGTTCAACATCGACGAGGACGGGCCGATCCTCGAGGAACAGTACGGCATTCCGCGCCGCTACCTGCGCAATATCCCCAGCCCGTGGGCGGTCAAGCGCCTGCACGAGTTCAACGGCGACATCAACCAGTTCCGCGTCGTGCGCCGCTATCCGTCGGTGCTGCGCCAGATCGGCATCTCCAAGACCGAGCCGGGCGATGAAAACAACCAGGACATCAGCTCGCTGGTCGGCAAGGTCGACATCCGCAAGCTGGAGAAGTATGCGCAGGACGATCCGGATGCGTACAGCTACTCCGGCGGCCTGTGCCTGTCCAACCAGGGACTGCTCGAATTTGTCGAAATGTTCAAGGCACCGATCAAGGTGCTGCACCCGCTGCTGACCGCGACCCAGGAAGGCAACTTCAAGGGCACCGAGGGCTTTGGCGCGATTCCGTTCGAGGGCATCATCCTGGCCCACTCGAACGAGTCGGAGTGGAAGCAGTTCAAGAACAACAAGAACAACGAAGCCTTCCTCGACCGCATCTATATCGTCAAGGTGCCGTATTGCCTGCGCGTGTCCGACGAGGTGAAGATCTACGAGAAGCTGGTGCGCAACTCGTCGCTGGGCCATGCACCCTGCGCCCCCGGCACGCTGAAGATGATGGCGCAGTTCGCCGTGCTGTCCCGGCTCAAGGAACCGGAGAATTCCAGCATCTATTCGAAGATGCAGGTCTATGACGGCGAGAACCTGAAGGATACCGATCCGAAGGCCAAATCGATCCAGGAATACCGCGATTTTGCCGGCGTCGACGAGGGCATGTCCGGGCTGTCGACCCGCTTTGCGTACAAGATCCTGTCCAAGGTGTTCAACTTCGATCACAGCGAGGTCGCAGCCAATCCGGTCCACCTGCTGTATGTGCTGGAGCAGCAGATCGAGCGCGAGCAGTTTTCGCAGGAGATCGAGCAGCACTACATGACGTTCATCAAGGAGTATCTGGCGCCGAAGTACGTCGAATTCATCGGCAAGGAAATCCAGACCGCCTATCTTGAAAGCTATTCGGAGTACGGGCAGAACATCTTCGATCGTTACGTGACCTTCGCCGACTTCTGGATCCAGGACCAGGAGTACCGCGACCAGGATACCGGCGAGTCGTTCGACCGCAATGCGCTGAACAACGAACTGGAAAAGATCGAAAAGCCGGCCGGGATCTCGAACCCGAAGGACTTCCGCAACGAGATCGTCAACTTCGTGCTGCGCGCGAAGGCGAACAATGCCGGCAAGAACCCGCACTGGACCAGTTACGAGAAGCTCAGGACGGTGATCGAGAAGAAGATGTTCTCCAATACCGAGGAACTGCTGCCGGTCATCAGCTTCAATGCGAAGGCCAGTGCGGATGATGCCCAGAAGCACGAAGACTTCGTCAACCGGATGGTGACCAAGGGCTATACGCCGAAGCAGGTGCGTCTGCTGTGCGAATGGTATCTGCGCGTGCGCAAGTCGTCTTGA
- a CDS encoding YeaH/YhbH family protein — protein MSHLIDRRLNGKNKSAVNRERFLRRFKSQIKESVSRAIKGRSITDIENGEQVSIPVKDISEPSFRHGSGGVREVVHPGNEEFVRGDHIPRPPGGGGAGGGGGKASNDGGGEDDFVFQLSREEFLNVFFDDLALPNLVKTQLLGTEEMKSVRAGFTNDGTPANINIVRSLRGALSRRIAMGAPTLARLADAEERLDQAIEDDDEDVILVKSLRDEVHSLRQRFHRIPFLDPFDLRYNNRIKRPQPTSQAVMFCIMDVSGSMDEQKKDVAKRFFILLYLFLQRQYEKIELVFIRHHTSAVEVDEHEFFHSRESGGTVVSSALNLMRNIIVQRFPTQDWNIYCAQASDGDNWDSDSSTCGRLLDEAILPLVQYFAYIEITEGEPQNLWYEYLRVTEHHKHFAMQKIRTAGDIYPVFRELFKKQSQRTK, from the coding sequence ATGTCGCACCTCATCGACCGGCGCCTGAACGGCAAGAACAAGTCCGCGGTCAACCGCGAACGGTTTCTGCGCCGTTTCAAGAGCCAGATCAAGGAGTCGGTGTCGCGCGCCATCAAGGGGCGCTCGATCACCGATATCGAAAACGGCGAGCAGGTCAGCATTCCGGTCAAGGACATCTCCGAGCCGTCGTTCCGGCATGGGTCGGGCGGCGTGCGCGAGGTCGTGCATCCCGGCAATGAAGAGTTTGTCCGCGGTGACCACATTCCGCGCCCGCCGGGCGGCGGCGGGGCCGGCGGCGGTGGCGGGAAGGCCAGCAACGACGGCGGCGGCGAGGATGACTTCGTGTTCCAGCTGTCGCGCGAGGAGTTCCTCAACGTGTTCTTCGACGACCTCGCCCTGCCGAACCTGGTCAAGACCCAGTTGCTCGGTACCGAGGAAATGAAGAGCGTGCGCGCCGGCTTCACCAATGACGGTACGCCGGCCAACATCAATATCGTCCGTTCGCTGCGCGGCGCACTGTCGCGGCGCATCGCCATGGGCGCGCCGACGCTGGCCCGGCTGGCCGACGCCGAGGAGCGGCTCGACCAGGCGATCGAGGACGACGACGAGGACGTCATCCTGGTCAAGAGCCTGCGTGACGAGGTACACAGCCTGCGCCAGCGCTTCCACCGCATCCCGTTCCTCGATCCGTTCGACCTGCGCTACAACAACCGCATCAAGCGTCCGCAGCCGACCAGCCAGGCGGTGATGTTCTGCATCATGGACGTGTCGGGTTCGATGGACGAGCAGAAAAAGGATGTCGCCAAGCGCTTCTTCATCCTGCTGTACCTGTTTCTGCAGCGGCAGTACGAGAAGATCGAACTGGTGTTCATCCGTCACCACACCAGCGCGGTCGAGGTCGACGAGCACGAATTCTTCCATTCGCGCGAATCGGGCGGCACCGTGGTGTCGTCGGCGCTGAACCTGATGCGCAACATCATCGTCCAGCGTTTTCCGACCCAGGACTGGAACATCTACTGTGCACAGGCCTCGGACGGCGACAACTGGGACAGTGACTCGTCCACCTGCGGCCGCCTGCTCGACGAGGCGATCCTGCCGCTGGTCCAGTACTTCGCCTACATCGAGATTACCGAGGGCGAACCGCAGAACCTGTGGTACGAGTACCTGCGCGTGACCGAGCACCACAAGCACTTCGCCATGCAGAAGATCCGCACTGCAGGCGACATCTATCCGGTGTTCCGCGAACTGTTCAAGAAGCAGTCGCAGCGGACCAAGTAG
- a CDS encoding SpoVR family protein, with amino-acid sequence MNDNTRPVSTGSEWTFPLIEDYDREIRRVACDEFGLDIYPVQLEVITAEQMMDAYSSVGMPVNYHHWSFGKHFVSTEKSYKRGQMGLAYEIVINSNPCIAYLMEENSMTMQVLVIAHAAYGHNSFFKNNYLFRTWTDASAIIDYLVFARHYISECEERYGVEAVEELLDSCHALMNYGVDRYKRPARLSMAKERARQSERESYLQSQVNDLWRTIPRRASADGASEAVRFPAEPQENLLYFIEKSAPLLEPWQREIVRIVRKVAQYFYPQRQTQVMNEGWATFWHYTILNRLYDKGLLTDGAMMEFLQSHTNVVYQPPVTSRYYNGINPYALGFAMYRDIRRICEHPTDEDREWFPDIAGTPWRETLDFAMRNFKDESFIAQYLSPALIREFRFFAVRDDDSEESLYVPAIHDADGYRKVRQTLADQYDISTHEPNIQVWSVNVRGDRSLTLRHFEHNRRPLTDSADEVLKHVARLWGFDVRLESVDPDGRVTQTRSCRPEHSPVV; translated from the coding sequence ATGAACGACAACACAAGGCCCGTCTCGACGGGATCGGAATGGACCTTCCCGCTGATCGAGGACTACGATCGCGAGATCCGGCGCGTGGCGTGCGACGAATTCGGCCTCGACATCTACCCGGTGCAGCTGGAAGTCATTACCGCTGAACAGATGATGGATGCCTACTCGTCGGTGGGCATGCCGGTCAATTATCACCACTGGAGCTTCGGCAAGCACTTCGTCTCGACCGAAAAGAGCTACAAGCGCGGGCAGATGGGACTGGCGTACGAGATCGTCATCAACTCCAATCCGTGCATCGCCTACCTGATGGAAGAAAACTCGATGACCATGCAGGTCCTGGTCATCGCTCATGCCGCCTACGGGCACAACAGCTTCTTCAAGAACAATTACCTGTTCCGCACCTGGACCGATGCCTCGGCGATCATCGACTACCTGGTGTTTGCGCGGCACTACATCAGCGAGTGCGAGGAACGCTATGGCGTCGAGGCGGTCGAGGAACTGCTCGACTCCTGCCATGCACTGATGAACTACGGCGTCGACCGCTACAAGCGGCCGGCGCGGCTGTCGATGGCCAAGGAGCGGGCGCGCCAGTCCGAGCGCGAGTCCTACCTGCAGTCGCAGGTCAACGACCTGTGGCGCACCATTCCGCGCCGCGCCAGCGCGGATGGTGCCAGCGAGGCAGTGCGCTTTCCGGCCGAGCCGCAGGAAAACCTGCTGTACTTCATCGAGAAATCCGCCCCGCTGCTGGAGCCGTGGCAGCGCGAAATCGTGCGCATCGTGCGCAAGGTCGCGCAGTATTTTTATCCGCAGCGGCAGACGCAGGTAATGAACGAGGGCTGGGCGACGTTCTGGCACTACACCATTCTCAATCGCCTGTACGACAAGGGCCTGCTGACCGATGGCGCGATGATGGAGTTCCTGCAGTCGCACACCAATGTCGTGTACCAGCCGCCGGTGACCAGCCGCTACTACAACGGCATCAATCCGTATGCGCTGGGTTTTGCCATGTACCGCGACATCCGGCGCATCTGCGAACACCCGACCGACGAGGATCGCGAATGGTTCCCGGATATCGCCGGCACGCCATGGCGGGAGACGCTCGATTTTGCGATGCGCAACTTCAAGGATGAAAGCTTCATTGCCCAGTACCTGTCGCCGGCGCTGATTCGCGAGTTCCGTTTCTTTGCCGTGCGCGACGACGACAGCGAGGAATCACTGTACGTGCCGGCCATCCATGATGCGGATGGTTATCGCAAGGTGCGGCAGACGCTGGCCGATCAGTACGACATCAGCACCCATGAGCCGAACATCCAGGTCTGGTCGGTCAATGTGCGCGGCGATCGCAGCCTGACGCTGCGTCACTTCGAGCACAATCGCCGGCCGCTGACCGACAGTGCGGACGAGGTGCTGAAACACGTCGCCCGGCTGTGGGGCTTTGATGTACGGCTGGAAAGCGTCGATCCGGACGGGCGCGTGACCCAGACCCGCTCGTGCCGGCCGGAGCACTCGCCAGTGGTGTGA
- the hemH gene encoding ferrochelatase: MSQATETSRSADKIGVLLVNLGTPTAPTAAAVKPYLREFLSDRRVVELPALLWQPILNGIILNTRPRASAEKYASIWLADGSPLDVYTREQTRLLAGALATRGHDGLVVDYAMRYGEPAIRSTIARLQAQGVDRLLVLPLYPQYCAATTATVWDEVCRLMLTLRDIPALRLVKHYGDDPGYIDALAHGIDAYWSEHGRPDVLVTSFHGMPRRTRELGDPYYDECQDTARRLATALGLADDQWRCTFQSRFGRAEWLQPYTAATLEQLGRDGVGRVDVACPGFVADCVETLEEIGIEGKQIFLDAGGKVFHAIPCLNDSPAWIAALADLTTRELGGWLPAA; the protein is encoded by the coding sequence ATGAGCCAAGCGACCGAAACTTCCCGTTCCGCCGACAAGATCGGTGTGCTGCTGGTCAACCTCGGCACCCCGACGGCACCGACCGCCGCTGCGGTCAAACCCTACCTGCGTGAATTCCTGTCCGACCGGCGCGTGGTCGAACTGCCGGCGCTGCTGTGGCAGCCGATCCTGAACGGCATCATCCTGAACACCCGACCCAGGGCATCGGCGGAGAAATACGCGTCCATCTGGCTGGCCGACGGCTCGCCACTGGACGTCTACACCCGCGAGCAGACCCGCCTGCTGGCCGGGGCGCTGGCCACACGCGGTCATGACGGGCTGGTGGTCGACTATGCGATGCGCTATGGCGAGCCGGCAATCCGTTCCACCATTGCCCGCCTGCAGGCACAGGGCGTCGACCGGCTGCTGGTGCTGCCGCTGTATCCGCAGTACTGCGCGGCCACCACGGCGACGGTATGGGATGAGGTGTGCCGGCTGATGCTGACCCTGCGCGACATCCCGGCGCTGCGGCTGGTCAAGCACTATGGCGACGACCCTGGCTATATCGACGCGCTGGCACACGGCATCGATGCCTACTGGAGCGAGCACGGCCGCCCGGACGTGCTGGTCACCAGCTTCCACGGCATGCCGCGCCGCACGCGCGAACTGGGCGACCCGTATTACGACGAGTGCCAGGACACCGCCCGCCGGCTGGCCACGGCGCTGGGACTGGCCGACGACCAGTGGCGCTGCACCTTCCAGTCCCGCTTCGGCCGTGCCGAGTGGCTGCAGCCGTATACCGCGGCAACACTGGAACAGCTTGGCCGCGACGGCGTCGGCCGGGTGGATGTCGCCTGCCCCGGCTTTGTCGCCGACTGCGTGGAAACGCTGGAAGAAATCGGCATCGAGGGCAAGCAGATCTTCCTCGACGCCGGCGGCAAGGTGTTCCACGCCATCCCGTGCCTGAACGACAGCCCGGCATGGATCGCCGCACTGGCCGACCTGACCACTCGCGAACTGGGCGGCTGGTTGCCCGCCGCCTGA
- a CDS encoding DNA translocase FtsK: protein MRFFKRKAVVKNAPTPLPPQIAGLLQEAWWLAMVAFGVYLVLILASYSPSDPSWSHSASGQLAATNWGGQFGAYFSDLLLYIFGLSAWWLVVFFGSAIVWGYRKIRRLSPALDRVTAITCSGFLLVLIASSGLEALRLNGVHLDLPLAPGGMLGHFVGFGLRTLTGPMGALLILLLGWAVGVSLFTGLSWLDVMERVGGAIEDGLLKLKNAWEARQDRKIGRETAQQRDVTIKQEKKRQEDKAPVRIEPPVLEIPVSAKAVRQEEKRRAPQQQALFDPPVHDTGSGALPSLSLLAPPPAVQETVSPDTIEYTSRLIERKLADFGVDVKVIAAYPGPVITRYEIEPAVGVKGAQIVSLMKDLSRALSLVSIRVVETIPGKTYMGLELPNAKRQIVRLSEIVGADAYQSASSKLTLVLGKDIAGKPVVADLAKMPHVLVAGTTGSGKSVAINAMILSLLYRATPEEVRLIMVDPKMLEMSIYEGIPHLLAPVVTDMKQAANALNWCVAEMERRYRLMSKLGVRNLAGYNQKIRDAAKNGESIPNPFSLTPEQPEPLDVEPMIVVLIDELADLMMVAGKKIEELIARLAQKARAAGIHLILATQRPSVDVITGLIKANIPTRVAFQVSSKVDSRTILDQMGAEALLGMGDMLFLPPGTGYPQRVHGAFVADDEVHHVVEFLKTTGEPNYIEGILTGEAAMDTASAVGDIPGFAATDGDEDGENDPMYDQAVAIVLKTRKASISSVQRHLRIGYNRAARLVEQMETAGLVSAAEHNGNRTVLAPAPQE from the coding sequence ATGCGCTTCTTCAAACGCAAGGCCGTCGTCAAAAATGCGCCGACCCCCTTACCCCCCCAGATTGCAGGCCTCCTGCAGGAAGCCTGGTGGCTGGCGATGGTCGCGTTCGGCGTCTATCTGGTACTGATTCTGGCCAGCTACTCGCCCAGCGATCCGTCGTGGTCACACAGTGCCAGCGGCCAGCTGGCGGCGACCAACTGGGGCGGGCAGTTCGGTGCCTATTTCTCGGATCTGCTGCTGTACATCTTCGGCCTGTCGGCCTGGTGGCTGGTGGTGTTCTTCGGCAGCGCCATCGTCTGGGGCTATCGCAAGATCCGCCGGCTGTCGCCGGCGCTCGACCGGGTGACGGCCATTACCTGCAGCGGCTTCCTGCTGGTCCTGATTGCCTCCAGCGGGCTGGAGGCATTGCGGCTGAACGGCGTGCATCTGGACCTGCCGCTGGCGCCGGGCGGCATGCTCGGCCACTTTGTCGGTTTTGGCCTGCGTACCCTGACCGGCCCGATGGGTGCCCTGCTGATCCTGCTGCTCGGCTGGGCAGTCGGCGTGTCGCTGTTTACCGGGCTGTCGTGGCTTGATGTCATGGAGCGGGTCGGCGGCGCGATCGAAGACGGCCTGCTGAAGCTGAAAAATGCGTGGGAAGCCCGCCAGGACCGCAAGATCGGTCGTGAAACGGCACAGCAGCGCGACGTCACCATCAAGCAGGAAAAGAAACGCCAGGAAGACAAGGCGCCGGTGCGGATCGAACCGCCGGTGCTGGAGATTCCGGTATCGGCCAAGGCCGTCCGCCAGGAGGAAAAGCGCCGTGCGCCGCAGCAGCAGGCACTGTTCGACCCGCCGGTGCACGATACCGGTTCCGGCGCGCTGCCATCGCTGTCGCTGCTGGCGCCCCCGCCGGCGGTGCAGGAGACCGTCAGCCCGGACACCATCGAATACACATCGCGGCTGATCGAACGCAAGCTGGCCGACTTCGGCGTCGATGTGAAGGTCATTGCGGCCTACCCGGGCCCGGTCATCACCCGCTATGAGATCGAACCGGCGGTCGGCGTCAAGGGCGCGCAGATCGTCAGCCTGATGAAGGACCTGTCGCGCGCACTGTCGCTGGTGTCGATCCGCGTGGTCGAAACCATTCCCGGCAAGACCTACATGGGTCTGGAGTTGCCGAATGCGAAGCGCCAGATCGTCCGCCTGTCGGAAATCGTCGGCGCCGACGCCTACCAGAGCGCCAGCAGCAAGCTGACGCTGGTGCTCGGCAAGGACATCGCCGGCAAGCCGGTAGTGGCCGACCTGGCAAAAATGCCACACGTGCTGGTGGCCGGCACCACCGGTTCCGGCAAGTCGGTCGCCATCAACGCCATGATCCTGTCGCTGCTGTACCGGGCCACGCCGGAAGAAGTGCGCCTGATCATGGTCGACCCGAAAATGCTGGAAATGTCGATCTACGAAGGCATTCCGCATCTGCTGGCGCCGGTGGTGACCGACATGAAGCAGGCGGCCAATGCGCTGAACTGGTGCGTGGCCGAGATGGAGCGCCGCTACCGGCTGATGTCCAAACTCGGTGTGCGCAACCTGGCCGGCTACAACCAGAAGATCCGCGACGCAGCCAAAAACGGCGAGTCTATTCCGAATCCGTTCAGCCTGACGCCGGAGCAGCCGGAGCCGCTGGATGTCGAACCGATGATCGTGGTGCTGATCGACGAACTGGCCGACCTGATGATGGTCGCCGGCAAGAAGATCGAAGAGCTGATCGCCCGGCTGGCGCAGAAGGCGCGTGCAGCCGGCATCCATCTGATCCTCGCCACCCAGCGCCCGTCGGTCGACGTGATCACCGGCCTGATCAAGGCCAATATCCCGACCCGGGTCGCGTTCCAGGTGTCGAGCAAGGTCGACAGTCGCACCATTCTCGACCAGATGGGGGCGGAAGCGCTGCTCGGCATGGGCGACATGCTGTTCCTGCCGCCGGGCACCGGCTATCCGCAGCGCGTGCATGGCGCCTTCGTCGCCGACGACGAGGTGCATCATGTGGTCGAATTCCTGAAAACCACCGGCGAACCCAACTATATCGAGGGCATCCTGACCGGTGAGGCGGCGATGGACACCGCGTCCGCCGTCGGCGACATTCCCGGCTTTGCCGCGACCGACGGCGACGAGGATGGCGAGAACGACCCGATGTACGATCAGGCAGTCGCCATTGTGCTGAAGACACGCAAGGCGTCGATTTCGTCGGTCCAGCGCCACCTGCGCATCGGCTACAACCGTGCGGCAAGACTGGTCGAGCAGATGGAAACGGCCGGTCTGGTCTCGGCGGCCGAGCACAATGGCAACCGCACCGTGCTCGCGCCGGCCCCGCAGGAATAA
- a CDS encoding anhydro-N-acetylmuramic acid kinase, which produces MSGPSEYFIGLMSGTSMDGVDAVLADFAGGHPRVVGDAHRPYPPGLAPRLLALQAPGGDGDALDESLRLSLMLGALYADAVDAVLARCDMPATAIRAVGCHGQTVRHAPQHGYTLQLNAPALLAERCAIDVVADFRSRDLAAGGQGAPLVPAVHAGLFATSGESRVILNLGGIANLTRLDPARPVIGFDTGPANMLLDAWCQRHTGRSYDQNGDWAASGRVDGALLQWLLADPYFAAPAPKSTGRDLFSPGWLDARLSGTEAPADVQATLAELTAASVADAILACSPDVDAVFVCGGGAFNRDLMDRLARRLTPRVRLEHTGRLGVPPQQVEALAFAWLARACLRREPGNLPGVTGAAGPRVLGAIYPAM; this is translated from the coding sequence ATGTCCGGTCCTTCCGAATACTTTATCGGCCTGATGTCCGGCACCAGCATGGACGGCGTCGATGCCGTGCTGGCCGACTTCGCCGGCGGGCACCCCCGGGTGGTCGGCGATGCCCACCGGCCGTATCCGCCCGGACTGGCGCCGCGCCTGCTGGCGCTGCAGGCGCCGGGCGGCGATGGCGACGCGCTGGACGAAAGCCTGCGCCTGTCACTGATGCTGGGCGCGCTGTATGCCGACGCCGTCGACGCCGTGCTGGCACGCTGCGACATGCCGGCGACGGCGATCCGTGCGGTCGGCTGCCATGGCCAGACCGTGCGCCACGCACCACAGCACGGCTATACCCTGCAACTGAACGCGCCCGCCCTGCTGGCGGAGCGCTGTGCCATCGACGTTGTCGCCGATTTCCGCAGCCGCGATCTGGCGGCCGGCGGCCAGGGCGCGCCGCTGGTACCGGCCGTCCATGCCGGGCTGTTTGCCACCAGTGGCGAGTCCCGTGTCATTCTCAATCTTGGCGGAATTGCCAATCTGACCCGGCTCGATCCGGCCCGGCCGGTCATCGGCTTCGATACCGGCCCGGCCAACATGCTGCTGGACGCCTGGTGCCAGCGCCACACTGGCCGCAGCTACGACCAGAATGGCGACTGGGCCGCCAGTGGCCGGGTCGACGGCGCGCTGCTGCAATGGCTGCTGGCCGACCCGTATTTCGCCGCGCCGGCACCGAAGAGCACCGGCCGCGATCTGTTCTCGCCCGGCTGGCTTGATGCCCGCTTGTCCGGCACCGAAGCGCCGGCTGATGTGCAGGCCACGCTGGCAGAACTGACCGCTGCCAGCGTGGCCGACGCGATTCTCGCCTGCAGCCCGGACGTCGACGCGGTCTTCGTCTGCGGTGGTGGCGCCTTCAACCGCGATCTGATGGACCGGCTTGCACGCCGGCTGACGCCACGCGTGCGGCTCGAACACACCGGCCGGCTCGGCGTGCCACCCCAGCAGGTAGAGGCACTGGCCTTCGCCTGGCTGGCGCGCGCCTGCCTCCGCCGCGAGCCCGGCAATCTGCCCGGCGTTACCGGCGCGGCCGGCCCGCGCGTGCTCGGCGCGATTTATCCTGCCATGTAG